One part of the Anopheles merus strain MAF chromosome 3L, AmerM5.1, whole genome shotgun sequence genome encodes these proteins:
- the LOC121599630 gene encoding tubulin alpha-1 chain has product MRECISVHVGQAGVQIGNACWELYCLEHGIQPDGQMPSDKTIGGGDDSFNTFFSETGAGKHVPRAVFVDLEPTVVDEVRTGTYRQLFHPEQLITGKEDAANNYARGHYTIGKEIVDLVLDRIRKLADQCTGLQGFLIFHSFGGGTGSGFTSLLMERLSVDYGKKSKLEFAIYPAPQVSTAVVEPYNSILTTHTTLEHSDCAFMVDNEAIYDICRRNLDIERPTYTNLNRLIGQIVSSITASLRFDGALNVDLTEFQTNLVPYPRIHFPLVTYAPVISAEKAYHEQLSVSEITNACFEPANQMVKCDPRHGKYMACCMLYRGDVVPKDVNAAIATIKTKRTIQFVDWCPTGFKVGINYQPPTVVPGGDLAKVQRAVCMLSNTTAIAEAWARLDHKFDLMYAKRAFVHWYVGEGMEEGEFSEAREDLAALEKDYEEVGMDSGDGEGEGAEEY; this is encoded by the exons ATG CGTGAGTGCATTTCCGTACACGTCGGACAGGCCGGTGTCCAGATCGGTAACGCCTGCTGGGAGCTGTACTGTCTCGAGCATGGCATCCAACCGGACGGCCAGATGCCGTCGGACAAGACGATCGGCGGTGGTGACGATTCGTTCAACACCTTCTTCTCGGAGACGGGGGCCGGCAAGCATGTGCCACGTGCCGTGTTCGTCGATCTGGAGCCGACGGTTGTGGATGAGGTACGCACCGGCACGTACCGCCAGCTGTTCCACCCGGAGCAGCTGATCACCGGCAAGGAGGATGCGGCGAACAACTACGCCCGTGGCCATTACACCATCGGCAAGGAGATCGTCGATCTGGTGCTGGACCGCATCCGCAAGCTGGCGGACCAGTGCACCGGGCTGCAGGGTTTCCTGATCTTCCACTCGTTCGGTGGCGGCACCGGTTCCGGCTTCACCTCGCTGCTGATGGAGCGTCTGTCGGTCGATTATGGCAAGAAGTCGAAGCTCGAGTTTGCCATCTACCCGGCGCCGCAGGTGTCGACCGCCGTGGTCGAGCCGTACAACTCCATCCTGACGACGCACACCACGCTCGAGCACTCGGACTGTGCGTTCATGGTGGACAACGAGGCGATCTACGACATCTGCCGCCGCAACCTGGACATCGAGCGTCCGACCTACACCAACCTGAACCGGCTGATCGGCCAGATTGTGTCGTCGATTACGGCGTCGCTCCGCTTCGACGGTGCCCTCAACGTCGACCTGACCGAGTTCCAGACCAATCTGGTGCCGTACCCGCGCATCCACTTCCCGCTGGTGACGTACGCGCCCGTCATCTCGGCCGAGAAGGCGTACCACGAGCAGCTGTCCGTGTCGGAGATCACCAACGCGTGCTTCGAGCCGGCCAACCAGATGGTGAAGTGCGACCCGCGCCACGGCAAGTACATGGCGTGCTGCATGCTGTACCGGGGCGATGTGGTGCCCAAGGACGTGAATGCGGCCATCGCCACGATCAAGACGAAGCGCACGATCCAGTTCGTGGACTGGTGCCCGACCGGGTTCAAGGTGGGCATCAACTACCAGCCGCCGACGGTGGTGCCGGGCGGCGATCTGGCCAAGGTGCAGCGTGCCGTGTGCATGCTGTCCAACACGACGGCCATTGCGGAGGCCTGGGCCCGGCTGGACCACAAGTTCGATCTGATGTACGCGAAGCGCGCGTTCGTGCACTGGTACGTCGGCGAGGGTATGGAGGAGGGCGAGTTCTCGGAGGCGCGTGAAGATTTGGCCGCGCTGGAGAAGGATTACGAGGAGGTCGGCATGGATTCGGGCGATGGCGAGGGTGAGGGCGCTGAAGAGTACTAA